The following is a genomic window from Brachionichthys hirsutus isolate HB-005 chromosome 10, CSIRO-AGI_Bhir_v1, whole genome shotgun sequence.
AGGGCGAGCAGAACTCCGCCAAGCCAGTAGAGGGCGCTAAAACGACCGACTCCACCGTgccctgcagcgctgcagagccTGAGCAGCACGCAGAAAAAACACAAgcgcaggaacaggaagtggactccacAGACAGCAGCCTTGAGGGAAGCGAGGACGAGGAAGCCTAGAAATGAATGCACATCATTTGGTCCCCATGGCAACCAAATTAAGAGTCTTCAAGATGAACTACAACAACATTTTGAGCGTGAGGGCGAGGCTTGAATTGTTTTGtaatgtagaaaaataaaatgattagtTTATGTAaccttttattattttggatTACATTGCGATTGATCCTGTCTGTAACACATTGGTAATCTACAGCCTCCCACTATTTTCAGTTGGTGTACAGTCACGTGTTCATGATATTGAATTACTAAAGTTGAGACTGGAAgtgtgttgtattttatttgattcAAATAGAACGAGTGTTTATTTTCTACCTCCCAGACCAGGTCCAGGATCGTTGTGGCCTTCAGCACGCTGTGACGTCACATCCTGGTTCTTAtttatcaaatatttaaaatgagcGTCAGGTCACATCATAAAACACTCACGAAATATAAATTGTCAaaagatgagaaagaaaaaccatTAAGACACCTCGTATACGTTTGTTCTAAATGCTAAAACAGTTCATACAAAGATTTAGTTTCAATTCATAATGCGAAATGCTCCAATTAATATAATTTCACAATCCCCAACGCTGGAAGGACGGCAGATGTCAGTAAAACCTTTAATATGTCGCACATTGAAGAGACAAGTTATTTTGTGCATAGATAAATTGCACATCGGGTATGttaatgtcatttaataatGTATGGCATAAATAAATTAGGTTACACACGAAAACTGAAAACTTCAGCAAAGGGCTGATGAAACACTGACTGGATGTCAGACGCTACCATTCACACACTTCAAATTTTGTAACAGTCATGCGGAGGTTAATTTTCACCACAATCAAGTCAGTCTAGCAGGCCACTccgaataaaacaaatacatccGGCAAGGAATCGCTCCCCTCTAGAGGGATGTGGTAGAATAAAGTTCACTCAGGTCACCAGCCTCTATCACTTATTAAAACTAAATGAAATTAGTGTTTGAAAAGGTCAATGAATATTATTCCAAACATCCCAGGGGCAAAATCAGGATCTAAATGCAATGACTGTGTCCAACACTCATCCCGAGAAGCTGATCTGAGGaggaacacaaaagaaaaaagaaaagccacaaaTCCATACGACAACCCCAAACAAGGTCGCCCTAAGCCTAAAACACGAGTACAAAGGCATCAAAGGAAGCGGAGGTCATACAAAATAAAGTTCAAGGCACATCAAGAGTTTatagcacaaaataaaacatttgaaatgacaACGCTCAAGTCTGTAGCTGTATAATACATTTCTATTAACTAACCTTGAGGCACTATGAACAGTAAAGGCACATTTGCTGTTGACAGTCAAAAATGAACCAACTAACAGACAACAAACATGAAAGAGCACAAACGCTGAACAACGGCTTAACGTTTTGTGGAGCGTCATCTCATCGCCGCCGCCCTTCAAATGGCTAGTTGTACTTTAATAGATTATTTCTGAGAGAAAGATCATGACATTCTTTCTCACATAATAACAGCTTTAGGGTTCAAAGCTACAtttaacaatatatttttgtaatgtTTGCGTTAGGGTTCAACTGTTTTTAAAAGCCAACTTTGAGAAACTGCTCGTTTGAAAGAAAAGGACCGAAAGCATCCATATTTacaaaattttaacatttacttttcaGAATTTCCCACAGCCTGAAAAGCATGGATTAGCTGCGTGACACAGAAATGTTGCTGAAACAGATTTGTGACAAATTAATATTAAATCTCTGTCCCAAATCTTGGAGTATTTAATGCGTAATGTTTCATTAAGCCGTTCTTCCACATCTTACAGCCAAGCCTCACTTAAAACCACAAAAAGAGTCAGGAAACCAAAACCCATTCACGCatccatcatcagcatcacatCCTGAATCAGTGTTACACATGTTAATGTGTTCAGTACACACAAAGACGCTGAAGGGGCTGCAGAGTGGCCGATGCGCCAGCAACCCTGAAGCGGCCGTCTTTCAGAAGCGCCACAGCCAAAATGAAGGCAAGTCTGTTAGTATCAGCCaagtaaaataataacaataaaaaaacaaacaagcatgaaAGAGAGCAGCCCGTCCAGCCCGTCCAGCCCGTCCATGTCCTCCATCCTCGTCTCAATCCGCTGGATCACACTTCTTCAAAATAGGCCATCTGAGACATGTATGCAGAGTTTCTCTGCAAAGCAAGCTTCCATTAGATGCTGTGAAGATCACAACCGGGTATTAAAGTGAGTTTTTATATCTACTGCCGGTATATTAAATAGTAGAATTGAATGGGATATTGATTGACTTAACTGACTTGGATTAATATAATCCAAGTCAGTTAAGGTCTATACAAGCctcttattaaaatgttattacccATCAACTACATTTACTGGTTTATAGCCTCTCCGAGAGCCCCTGAAGAACAATGGCTGACCACCAGACGAACGGGGTTCACGGAATAAGAGGAATAAGAGCGTGGGGCGTACGTACGTTGCTGTGAGGCTCGTAGACGGTCTCCTGGACGTATCCCCTCGCCTCGCTGCGCGGGTTGTAGAGGCcggcctgttgctgctgctcctccagcttcagAGACTCGATCTCCGtcttcagctccttcagctgGTCCTGCAGGTGTTTGCTCTTCTCCATGTACTCCAGCCTGAATTTACGCACAGCAGCATTCAATCGGGCAGACCTTCCTAAAAAATAGCATCAATAAAGCGTTTTTAAATCACCTCTCCCTCTCAATCTCCATGGACAGCCTTTTCATGTCGGAGTCCTTGAAGTCGAGACGCGTAGATGTCGATTCATAGGCGAAGTCTGGTGCTTCagggggagcagggggaggagggggaggaggagtaGAGTAGGCTGCTATGAGCTGGAAGGGGGGGGAAAGGAGGTCGTGTTCATTATTAAACTCATGATGCTAAAAGCGCAGGCAAAGTAAGATTACACACCAAGCGCCACCGATCAGGCTCGCTGGAAAGCCTCTTCTCAGATATCGACTCAAAACCTTTAAGAACGTCTACAAACGCGTTTCCAGACTCAGATCCCAACGACTACTTTGTGTTCTTTGTCCCATCACAGGTCGATTGTAAGCAAACAGGCCTGAACTCTAACATGCCGGAGCTcgaaaatatttttgagatttcaCTAAATCCTATCAGCTCCTGGGGGAGATAGAGCAGGCCTGATGCCTACAGACAGACGAGGGCATCCCCTATATGCCCCCTTTTGCCAAAAGACCCATCATCACCGTACAGGGTATGTCGTCTTCGTGAtctccagcagcttctgcttGGCTCTGCGCTCAGCGTCCTTCGCCTCGGTCAGGTCCTGCTTCAGGTGATCGGCCTCTTTCAACCTGGACCCGCACGTTTAATCAGGTCAAGACGGCCGGGAGACAGAAGCAGCATCAATGCAGACTATAATCAGGATAGAGTGTGCTTTTCTGTTTATAGGGACGCAACAATTAACAACAACCATTCAAAGGGCATCATGTGAACAGTGAAGTGACATTATCCCATATGAAAATGAACAGACTTCAAATAATGCAAGTTATCGGTTTCATATAAAGAAACCAATAACTCGCATTGTACAAGGTGGCCAAACTTAAGAATCTGTCGCTGAAGGCAAATTGTGACGTTTTTGTGCCAGAGCAGGAAAAAATATGTGACGTTCTACATCTCCACTGTGAATAAGACgttgaaaaacaaatgaattttaatttaaaatcgGTAGAAACCGTGTTTTTAAACAGCTGCAGTGCTGAATGTTGGCAGGTCATGAATCTGACTACGGTATCATACTAGCACTTCATCGGTGAAACCATCTCCACTCCAAGAAGTGCTCGAGGTGAAGCAATCATTAAGCAGCACAGCAGTAACCAAGGCGATTCCAGACCTCCTCTCGGACTGCTCCACCAGTTTGACGGCCAGCTGCTCCGCCTCCCTCATCTTCTGTTCCATCAGCCGTTTCTCCTCCTTGGTCTTCATCGCAGTGACTTCTAACCGCTGTCTCTCCTGCTCAGCTTCGGCAGCCTTGTGGGCCAACAGCTTGGCCTCCTCCTCAGCGATCTGGGCCTTCTCTGCCAGCAGATCAGCCGTTTCCTCAGACCGCAGCTGGACAAAATGCATTGTGACAGATTTACACCAATTCTTTGTTTTGCAAATTATTATGAGATTGAAAGGCTTTTTAATTTTCCTTAACGGTTGATAAAATTCCATTTTTTAATTCAACGTTTCCTCAACCAGGAAGTCTCTTGAGATTAAATGTCTGGGCAAGCTGGCCAACTAGAAATCAAAGAACCCTGTTTAGTCCTAATTAGAATTTAACTACCCAAACCTCAGGGTGTTACCAAGTTTAATTCTTACATTCTTCTTATCAGAGCACGTATCGATAGATGTTACATCATATTTCTAGCAAATGATTGTTTTGCGGTTATATATTCTCTTAACTGTTATTATGGGTCTGGTTAATCTCACATCTTTATTGTTGTATGTCATTGAAATCTAGAGAAGCTGAAACGCCGAAATAAAACACCAAATTATAAAATTGCATTTCAATTTTCTTGTAACCTGGTCAAGCTCAACCATAttgtcaaaaacaacaacaactaattTGATCATTTTGGAAGTTTCCTACTGATAATTTTCTCCCATTTCCGGTCATGCAATCAATAACAGGAATGTTTGCGTAAACGGCCTGAAAGATTCAACAACTTGCCAGCGCCTCGTTGGCCAGCCGTGCCTCATCCTGCAGCTGGAAAAGCCTCCGTTCCATCTCTTCCTTTGCCCGCTCTGCTTCCTCCCTCATCTGTTTTTCCCGCGCCAAGATTTGGCGCTCCATCTAGACGAGGGACAAGAAAGTCATTTCATATTATCAACCACCATCAAATAAATATCTCTAGCCTGAAGTATGTGGGGATATCGTTGGGCGGTGGAGAGAATGCTTCGGGGATCTCCTCAATCCCGTTGACGCTGGatagactatgtctctcggctggcctgggaacacatcaggaccccccccctccccccccggaaGAGTTGGAGGAAGTGTCTGAGGAGACAGAAGTCTGGGAATCCCTGCTCAGTCTGTTGCCTCCGGTTGGAATAGTCTGGAGTATTAATCTCAGAGACATGACTGACCTTTTTTCTGGCCTTCTCCTCTTTAGCTTGAGCCTTCATCTGCTGCACTTCAATGgagtccaccttcctcctcctcatgaagAGATCATGGTTACCGATGCACAACTGCAGGATCTTCACACACAGACCAGGAACGTCTTAATTCAAagaactctgattggctggaattTAACCTTTGTGTGACCAAATAGGCAAACCAACCAGCTTGTTAACACGCAGCTGAGATGAGTAGAACTTGAAGACATCTTTCTTCTTGTCCAGGGGTTTGATTGTGAACTGCAACATGGTAACATAACAGAGGTCAGCTCTTCTGCACTGTTGactatttgttgttttatttgcttAGTCTTGACAGACTGGAGATCAGTGATGCCCTTCAAGTCTATAAGACAGTGGGACAGCTTtgagagcaaaaaaataaaaaataaaattcaatctatgttttttcattacttttcctgttctttcaaagtgaaaagaaaCTGACAAATTAATATTATCTAAACAAGGATCGATAGCTTTGGTGTTTGACAGGTCGCTGCTTGCAGTTACCTCCTTCTCGCTGTAAGAAATGTTGCGGATGCCACTCCAAGGAAAGGATTTGTTCGGATTGAGTTTGCTGTTTGGGCTGTAGATATGAAGCCCCTGAGCATCCACTCCGAGTAACAAGTCTGTATCCCTCTTATTTTGCTGCGGACATGTGAAACAGGAAGATAAACCATCAGAGCCACGTGAGGAACTAGCATTAGCTGGAGAACATGATGTACCAGTAGTATTTCTTAAAGAGCAGTTGACAAGTGCAAGTATTTTTGAAAGAATGAATCCAATTAACGGACATGAGACAGCTAGGAGAAGTtctaaatgtttgcttttccaGTCTTTATGATAAAACCTCCTCCTAAAATAAAACGAGACTCACAGTAATTGCAAAATAGCTGACGCCGTACATCTCAAGGTCCTGAGCAATTTTCAGGTATTCCATCTCAGCCTCATCCCTGCACGGACAATATAAAAACAaggaaaagaaatgtaatgCATCAAGACAATCCTGTGTTAAATTGTCTTTACACGCCGGATGTCAGAAGGCGTGTCGGTCCTACCTAGCAATGCCTCTGTGTTCGGCATACCAAGCTGTGATCTTCTCCTCCCACATGTCAGCTGTCATTTGGTATTGCATTAAAACCTGGAATATAAGCACAGAAAACTCACATAcagtaacacaaacacaaagacagtcTCATAGCAGGCTTTAGATCAGAGGTGCTTATAGTACTGAATACTTACTCTTTTTGGCAAAAGCTCATCTTGTGCCAGGAAGCCCGGCTTGTGAAAGTTTGGGTCATAGTCTCCATACTGTAATTGAGATTGCAGGGCGGACAGAGAAAGGCAGGTATTACACAGGAAACAAACTGGGGAAGAAATAAAACCACAGACTTCACTGTGATGAAAGGTTACcctacataaaaacaaaagactcatttaaaaaaaatatgtgttggTCTCACGGAGCTTCTTCATGTCAAGTTGatcaaagcattttatttttaagcctTTTTacattaatctttttttttttttcttcatgaatgggttagggttagggttagggttaatttCAGTGAATTTCAGGTGTACAAATGGAAAACAGATACAGGTAAAGTTTTTAAAATCTCCAAACCACAAACTTTAGATAATTACCTTGGCTTGGACAGCATACGATGCCAGCAGAACAGAAGCTTCAGGGGAGCAGAATATCTCTTCAtctaaaatctgttttttcACCTATAAAAGTTTGAAGACATATATTTATTAACAAGTGAACTTAAGTTTCTTTCAGCTTTCTATCTaaatgcaacaataaaaaaatcaacaataCCTGTAAGAAGAAGAGGTGTTGCGTTATTTCTTGTACAAGTTCTTCTTCTACTTTTTCTGGGAAGAATTTCGccaggaaatgaaatgtgatggGAGAGTCCTTGGGAACCTCCTGGTCCAAAACCTTAAAGTCCAAATAAAAGGTAGGAAAAAAGTCAGAAGCGCACATGTATAAGATTTTGTTGGTTCGACCAGTCTCCCAGTTTAAGTTTAATACAAATTTACGTGACAATTTCATTTCTCAATTAACTGATGAATTTATTAAGCAAAAAATACTTACGGTAACTCTTTAAGGCCTCTCAGATATGAGGATTTACTAAATTTCGGATGGTTTataacaggggtgggcaaagtTTTTGACTCGCGGACAACattgggttctaaaatttgactgTTCGACTGTTCatcaatttatttaattttgaaaatgtttcaaatCGTCTGCATTGTACAAATGTTTAAATCACATGATTCTAAAGAGGAGGTGTTCCTGAACGGTCTTTTAGCCGGTTTGTTCCTTCTCTCACCCGTTTCTCAGGCTTCAGCCAGGCATGGGTGTCCTTCACGGTGTACCTGAGCCCAAAGAACCAGGTCTCCCTCAAACCAACCGTGCGACACACCAAATCAAACAAGTCCTTGCCTTTCCATTTCACCTGAGAaagccaataataataaataaaaaaaagagagacaggtTATTAATATGTTCTTCAGTAtccatttcctgaaaatattaCAAGCTCACAAAATATTAactctggatttttttttatatatgaagGATACCACTTGAAACTTTAGGACTAAAATCCGAATGCAAGTCATTTACTGACGTGTCTTCGGAGATTCATCCATATCatgtctgtgttgaataaagttaACTGGACTTGTAGGAGAAGCTCAATCactcaattgagtaatttaatattggttttatttttatttgtactgttaaatttgtattgttaattgtggatgatttatgtacgaaggactttcaacggaaacaagaccgcaagggcttttttgaaatgctcctcttagacaggatgtttgactttatttgtactgtaatacatgctactgtgtgactgtacttgtactctaacattctatctaataaatatattcatcatcatcaagcttGAAGCCATTTCtcctcatccaagaggcttttGACGAGGAGAAATGTTGACTGGATGCAAAAAGAACGTAGCTGCTAATGAACATCCGCTTAACCCCTTCCTGAGAAACCTTTACACGCTCTTCAAACACAGTTGTGTCGTGAAAAAGGGTCATCTTCCACTCACTGATGCATTTCCTTTTAAGTTGTAGGGTTAAGGAAATAAATCGATACCTCACAACTGAACTCCATTTCGGCATCCATCGTAACAACTTTGACTTTGAAAGTCTTCGGCTGTTTCTTCTTTAATCCGAGGATAGACATGTTGAGGGTTGATTCAAAGGTCAGAGAAccctaaagaaaagaaaaatcaaggaTATTCACTTTAAAAATAACGCTGCTTTCATGACGAAACATTCCAAGGTACACGAGGATGCACGCAGGAACTACATTCCTCATTTTGGGAAGTGCCAAGCTACCGCTAAGCTGGATAACTGGACGTGAACATTACTTATCGAACACACCGCACAGCTGGAAAGCAGAACGGACGCGGCCCATTACCAGCAGCAGAAGTCCCGGGCGCCTGCCGTCCGACAGGGCTCGGAGGCGGACgagctgtctttttttttttttttgctaggaacaccgatgctaagctaacagctatGCCACGAAAACGGACCAAAACAAGTCGCGGAAACCGTGAAACTCTCGAGATATCTCCATGGTAACACGCGTCGCATCGAAGTATGTGGCTTTCAAAGAACTATAAGTATTACTACTATCGCTCGGTGATAACTTTCGTAGCTTTAGGAAGACTATccagaatacttttttttttttgttatgacTCCTACCCACTCTACAGGTGGGAGCGCGAATAGCAGCTTGAAATGACgccactgcgcatgcgcagagaTTTTTGGACCAAGGCACGCCTCCTTCGATTTAAAGCGAAATTGTccgtccgtgtgtgtgcgtgtgtgtttgtgtgtttcggGAAAACGCAGAGAGAGGTAGGGAATCGAGATTCGTGTGATAGAAACTGAATCAACAACTCTTCATAGGAACTCAAAAACCAAATAAGACGTGACGACTCTTACCGTGGGAAGGGAGCCATTGCTATTAATGCTAAAGTGCGAGTGTACAGTAGATCCTGTGCTCTTACGCAAAGCATGCTGTTGCATGTTCCATAAAAACATGGTGTACAGTTGGGGCAACAAAATGTGGACTTCTGGTGA
Proteins encoded in this region:
- the LOC137900446 gene encoding merlin-like, translated to MSILGLKKKQPKTFKVKVVTMDAEMEFSCEVKWKGKDLFDLVCRTVGLRETWFFGLRYTVKDTHAWLKPEKRVLDQEVPKDSPITFHFLAKFFPEKVEEELVQEITQHLFFLQVKKQILDEEIFCSPEASVLLASYAVQAKYGDYDPNFHKPGFLAQDELLPKRVLMQYQMTADMWEEKITAWYAEHRGIARDEAEMEYLKIAQDLEMYGVSYFAITQNKRDTDLLLGVDAQGLHIYSPNSKLNPNKSFPWSGIRNISYSEKEFTIKPLDKKKDVFKFYSSQLRVNKLILQLCIGNHDLFMRRRKVDSIEVQQMKAQAKEEKARKKMERQILAREKQMREEAERAKEEMERRLFQLQDEARLANEALLRSEETADLLAEKAQIAEEEAKLLAHKAAEAEQERQRLEVTAMKTKEEKRLMEQKMREAEQLAVKLVEQSERRLKEADHLKQDLTEAKDAERRAKQKLLEITKTTYPLIAAYSTPPPPPPPAPPEAPDFAYESTSTRLDFKDSDMKRLSMEIERERLEYMEKSKHLQDQLKELKTEIESLKLEEQQQQAGLYNPRSEARGYVQETVYEPHSNRNSAYMSQMAYFEEV